Proteins found in one Planococcus citri chromosome 2, ihPlaCitr1.1, whole genome shotgun sequence genomic segment:
- the LOC135833842 gene encoding uncharacterized protein LOC135833842 produces MLLTVTLVNIIFGFALCSPEVNGYISKCSDNGFKCASCEELIHCVGIPTNSFKVSLINYCDNSKGQYCSMEKGSCVNDANACQIFGLKTLHCEDTGAFPDPYDCNSYHMCIKRDDAWISTKHNCPEDRAFDPLTATCRFKLTHRVCQEKPVEPCMRPLQHGPILENPNIYFVCVQNDVHDHRLEPRLYKCKPGHIYSEHVCIESASISSSEMKFVCEKPGNFADPRNCYRYFECDGDLKSAHKTCRPGTYFDPKEATCVKGTC; encoded by the exons CTATGTTCGCCCGAAGTAAACGGTTATATTTCCAAATGCTCGGATAACGGCTTCAAGTGCGCATCGTGCGAAGAATTGATTCATTGTGTTGGAATACCAACAAATTCTTTCAAAGTCAGCCTGATAAACTATTGCGATAATTCAAAGGGTCAATATTGTTCAATGGAGAAAGGTAGTTGCGTTAATGATGCGAATGCTTGCCAAATATTTGGTTTGAAAACATTACATTGCGAG GACACTGGCGCCTTCCCTGATCCGTATGACTGTAACTCTTACCACATGTGTATCAAACGAGACGATGCGTGGATCAGTACGAAGCATAATTGCCCGGAAGACCGAGCTTTTGATCCGCTAACCGCAACCTGTCGCTTCAAACTTACACATCGTGTTTGTCAAGAAAAGCCCGTTGAACCGTGCATGCGACCATTACAGCACGGACCTATTTTAGAAAATCCGAATATTTATTTCGTGTGCGTACAAAACGACGTTCACGATCATAGACTAGAACCGCGCCTTTATAAATGCAAACCTGGTCACATCTACTCCGAACACGTTTGCATCGAAAGTGCGAGTATTTCTTCGTcggaaatgaaatttgtttgcGAAAAACCAGGAAATTTTGCCGATCCGCGTAACTGTTACCGCTATTTCGAATGCGACGGAGATTTGAAATCAGCTCACAAAACCTGTCGTCCGGGTACGTATTTTGACCCGAAAGAAGCTACGTGCGTGAAAGGAACATGTTGA